In a genomic window of Pseudomonas cannabina:
- a CDS encoding MobA/MobL family protein: MARSAGRSSVAAAAYRSGTELVDMRTGLVHDYTWRDGVFYTEIMLPDGTSAERNALWNAAESAEKRKDGRTGREWIIALPAELDEDARQKLASAFGIELATRYGVAVDLAIHLPSREGDNRNHHAFVMTTTRQVSRDATGLLVMGEKSTIELSDTKRRSVGLGSAADEVVAIRQLWERMANRALENAGSDARIDSRSLKAQGLDREATMHLGRVASDMERRGKASDRGDGNRQVAVNNAMLEQI, encoded by the coding sequence ATAGCACGCAGCGCCGGACGTTCGTCCGTTGCTGCTGCGGCCTATCGTTCTGGTACCGAGCTGGTCGATATGCGTACCGGTCTCGTCCATGACTACACCTGGCGCGATGGTGTTTTTTACACAGAAATAATGTTGCCGGACGGCACCAGTGCCGAGCGCAATGCTCTGTGGAACGCCGCCGAATCCGCAGAGAAGCGCAAGGATGGCCGGACAGGTCGCGAGTGGATCATCGCGTTACCCGCCGAACTGGATGAAGACGCGCGCCAAAAACTGGCATCTGCGTTTGGCATTGAGCTGGCCACCCGTTACGGCGTTGCCGTTGACTTGGCCATCCACTTGCCAAGTCGTGAAGGCGACAACCGCAACCACCATGCCTTTGTGATGACCACTACCCGGCAGGTCAGCCGTGATGCAACTGGTCTGCTGGTGATGGGTGAAAAGTCCACCATCGAGCTTTCAGATACCAAACGCCGCAGCGTGGGCCTTGGTTCCGCAGCAGATGAAGTGGTCGCCATCCGCCAGTTGTGGGAGCGGATGGCTAACCGCGCCCTGGAGAACGCTGGTTCAGATGCCCGGATCGATTCACGCAGTCTCAAGGCGCAGGGCCTAGATCGCGAGGCGACCATGCATCTTGGGCGGGTGGCCAGCGACATGGAACGCCGCGGAAAGGCCTCTGATCGGGGCGATGGCAACCGGCAAGTTGCTGTGAACAACGCGATGCTCGAGCAGATTTAA
- a CDS encoding type II toxin-antitoxin system HicB family antitoxin yields the protein MYQYPLTQHQEQTGVWLSCPNIPEMNASGDTLTEALDEALNGMESALSLYVDQRRKIPQASLPVGDELVMHLPALTVAKIMLWNSMLDNGVSRAELARRLGCTRQVVDRLVDFLHTSKIEQVERALGLLGRRITLSLEAA from the coding sequence ATGTATCAGTATCCGCTGACGCAGCATCAAGAACAGACTGGCGTCTGGCTTTCTTGCCCGAACATCCCCGAAATGAACGCCTCAGGTGACACCTTGACCGAGGCCCTGGACGAAGCCCTGAACGGTATGGAGTCGGCATTGTCGCTCTATGTCGACCAGCGCCGAAAAATCCCGCAGGCGTCACTACCAGTCGGTGACGAGCTGGTGATGCACCTGCCTGCGCTGACCGTCGCCAAGATCATGCTGTGGAACAGCATGTTGGACAACGGCGTGAGCCGTGCGGAGCTGGCGCGCCGCCTGGGCTGTACGCGGCAAGTCGTGGATCGGCTGGTGGACTTCCTGCACACCTCGAAAATCGAGCAGGTCGAGCGAGCGCTAGGCCTACTGGGCAGGCGTATCACGCTGAGCCTTGAGGCGGCGTGA
- a CDS encoding type II toxin-antitoxin system HicA family toxin has protein sequence MKCSEFRRWLQAQGAEFKAAKGSHFKVYLNGKATIFADHGSKEMHEGLRKSIIKQLGLKD, from the coding sequence ATGAAGTGCAGCGAGTTTCGGCGATGGTTACAGGCTCAAGGCGCTGAGTTCAAAGCGGCCAAGGGCAGTCACTTCAAGGTGTACTTGAATGGCAAGGCGACCATCTTTGCAGACCACGGCAGCAAGGAAATGCACGAAGGGTTACGCAAATCGATCATCAAACAGCTGGGCCTCAAGGACTGA
- a CDS encoding IS5 family transposase: MQKTFSELEYTGKKKQTRRDRFLADLEQLVPWALLEAQVAPFYSNTAGKRGRPAIGVSRMLRMYVVQQCFGFSDEGCEDAVYDSQAIRGFMGIDLGRESAPDATTLLRFRRLLEVHQLTRLLFETINQHLASRGLLLKEGTIVDATLIAAPPSVKNREGKRDPEMHQARKGNQWHFGMKAHIGVDATSGLVHSVVGTAANVADVTQVGQLLHGDETYVSGDAGYTGAAKRPEHAERDVIWSIAERPSSYKQHGEGSVLYRVKRKIEYAKAQLRAKVEHPFQVIKVRFNHRKVRYRGLEKNTAQLFSLFGLANLMLAKRYLQQTAG, encoded by the coding sequence GTGCAGAAGACCTTCTCCGAACTCGAATATACCGGCAAGAAAAAGCAGACTCGCCGAGATCGCTTCCTGGCTGACCTTGAACAGTTGGTGCCCTGGGCCCTGCTGGAGGCGCAAGTGGCGCCGTTTTATAGCAACACCGCAGGCAAGCGCGGACGCCCTGCGATAGGGGTGTCGCGCATGTTGCGCATGTACGTCGTGCAGCAGTGTTTCGGTTTCTCCGATGAAGGTTGCGAAGATGCCGTCTACGACAGCCAGGCCATCCGCGGTTTTATGGGTATCGACCTGGGTCGCGAGTCTGCACCGGATGCCACCACCTTGCTGCGTTTTCGCCGCTTGCTGGAAGTCCATCAGCTAACCCGGCTGCTGTTTGAAACGATTAACCAGCATCTGGCCAGCCGGGGGCTGCTGCTCAAGGAAGGCACTATCGTCGACGCTACTCTGATCGCCGCGCCGCCCTCGGTCAAGAACCGAGAAGGCAAGCGTGATCCTGAGATGCATCAGGCCAGGAAAGGCAATCAATGGCACTTTGGGATGAAGGCCCACATTGGTGTAGACGCCACGTCGGGGCTGGTGCACAGCGTAGTAGGGACGGCCGCTAACGTGGCGGATGTCACCCAAGTTGGCCAGTTGCTTCACGGTGACGAAACCTATGTTTCGGGTGACGCTGGATACACCGGTGCGGCCAAGCGACCGGAGCATGCTGAACGGGACGTTATCTGGTCGATTGCAGAACGGCCAAGCAGTTACAAGCAGCACGGCGAAGGCAGCGTGCTGTATCGGGTCAAGCGCAAAATTGAATATGCCAAGGCGCAACTGCGTGCCAAGGTCGAGCACCCCTTCCAGGTAATCAAGGTGCGCTTCAATCATCGCAAGGTTCGCTACCGTGGGCTGGAAAAGAATACAGCGCAGTTGTTCAGTTTGTTTGGGTTGGCCAATCTGATGCTGGCCAAGCGGTATTTACAACAGACGGCAGGATAA
- a CDS encoding IS91 family transposase produces MKPAYPPLLLQMSPAYTPRPLKNLFTANQCWAHLLEEGGLRDIEVESVTKMLACGTSILGVKHYTCGNDSCPHAKYLCNTCSCRACPSCGKKATDQWIANQQHRLPECTWQHLVFTLPDTLWPLFFHNRHWLDALCRLAVDNLLYAGRRRGVEVGVFCAIHTYGRRLNWHPHIHVSVTLGGIDDAGVWKDLSFHPSALRRRWMWNVRQYLLSQWEHTTVPPENAHLQSENDWRHLVLNAGGQHWHIHLSKKTKNGRKTVNYLGRYLKKPPISGSRLAHYTSGATLSFTYLDHRTKTYQQETLSQTDMLRRVVQHIPEKHFRMIRYFGFLANRVCGRQLPRVYEALRMERRGKAPKLYFAQMSKAFLQRDPFSCVLCGARMVYTAAIAGLTVQGLINNAQSIAQLRYVPA; encoded by the coding sequence ATGAAGCCTGCTTACCCACCGTTGCTGCTTCAGATGAGTCCAGCCTACACACCTCGACCACTCAAAAACCTCTTCACCGCCAATCAATGCTGGGCACACCTCCTCGAGGAGGGCGGCTTGCGCGACATCGAAGTCGAGTCCGTCACCAAAATGCTGGCCTGCGGCACCTCGATCCTGGGCGTCAAACACTACACCTGCGGCAACGACAGCTGCCCGCACGCCAAATACCTGTGCAACACCTGCAGCTGCCGCGCCTGTCCATCCTGCGGCAAAAAAGCTACCGATCAGTGGATCGCCAATCAACAGCACCGCTTACCCGAGTGTACCTGGCAACACCTGGTGTTCACATTGCCTGACACCCTGTGGCCGCTGTTCTTTCATAACCGTCACTGGCTCGATGCCTTGTGTCGCCTGGCCGTCGACAACCTGCTCTATGCGGGCCGACGCCGGGGCGTGGAGGTGGGTGTTTTCTGCGCCATCCACACCTACGGCCGGCGACTTAACTGGCACCCCCACATCCATGTCTCGGTCACCTTGGGTGGGATCGATGACGCAGGTGTCTGGAAAGATCTGTCGTTTCATCCATCAGCCTTGCGTCGGCGCTGGATGTGGAATGTACGCCAGTACCTGCTCAGTCAGTGGGAGCACACCACCGTCCCACCTGAAAACGCTCATCTGCAGAGCGAAAATGACTGGCGTCACCTTGTGCTCAACGCCGGTGGTCAGCACTGGCACATCCACTTGTCGAAGAAGACGAAAAACGGCCGAAAGACCGTCAATTACCTGGGCCGCTACCTGAAAAAACCGCCCATCTCGGGCAGTCGTCTGGCGCACTACACCTCCGGTGCCACGTTGAGCTTCACCTACCTGGATCACCGCACCAAGACCTATCAGCAGGAAACGCTGAGCCAGACCGACATGCTGCGCCGGGTGGTGCAGCACATCCCCGAAAAGCACTTTCGGATGATCCGGTATTTTGGATTTCTGGCCAACCGCGTCTGTGGCCGACAGCTACCCCGGGTGTATGAGGCGCTACGCATGGAAAGGCGTGGCAAAGCGCCAAAACTGTATTTTGCGCAGATGAGCAAAGCGTTCTTGCAGCGGGATCCGTTCAGCTGCGTGCTGTGCGGAGCGCGGATGGTGTACACCGCAGCCATCGCCGGCCTGACGGTGCAGGGCTTGATCAACAACGCTCAAAGCATCGCGCAATTGAGGTACGTGCCGGCCTGA